A region of Malaciobacter marinus DNA encodes the following proteins:
- the dnaA gene encoding chromosomal replication initiator protein DnaA, producing the protein MTNKEFLAIIKQESTALDYNRYLKQLVYKKISSDEKIAVFEVSNKYIASWIKSKYRNLIQHCFETIDGTKPEIEIKVAGEKKTKKEIITEKLKNDTAESTILNPSYTFDSFVVGGSNQMAYNASLAVSKKPGIQYNPLFIYGGTGLGKTHLLQAIGNDAIQQGRTVIYVTIEQFMNDFTFSIKNKNMEHFRNKYRKCDVLLIDDIQFLSGKEQTQEEFFHTFNELHNAKKQIVMTSDRLPSQIAGLVDRLKSRFEWGLTADIQIPGLETKIAIIEKKSELNGIHLSREIINFIATNLDNSIREIEGVLIRINASASLLNQEINLELVQGLLKEQIKETKENIKLPDIINLVASELNIKPSDIKSKKRTATVANARRVVIYLARELTHNSMPDIAKFLGMKDHSSISHNIKKANELIEKDENFKLIIENLKNKLINKEW; encoded by the coding sequence ATGACAAATAAAGAGTTTTTAGCAATTATTAAACAAGAATCTACAGCATTAGATTATAATAGATATTTAAAACAGCTAGTTTACAAAAAAATTTCATCTGATGAAAAAATAGCTGTATTTGAAGTATCAAATAAATATATTGCTTCGTGGATAAAAAGTAAATATAGAAATCTTATACAACACTGCTTTGAAACTATTGATGGAACAAAACCAGAAATAGAGATAAAGGTTGCTGGTGAAAAGAAAACTAAAAAAGAAATTATTACTGAAAAACTAAAAAATGATACAGCTGAAAGTACGATATTAAACCCTTCATATACATTTGACTCTTTTGTAGTTGGGGGCTCAAATCAAATGGCTTACAACGCTTCACTTGCTGTATCAAAAAAACCTGGTATTCAATACAATCCATTATTTATTTATGGGGGAACAGGACTTGGGAAAACCCATCTTTTACAAGCAATTGGAAATGATGCAATTCAACAAGGAAGAACAGTTATTTATGTAACAATTGAACAGTTTATGAATGATTTTACTTTCTCAATTAAAAATAAAAACATGGAGCACTTTAGAAATAAATATAGAAAGTGTGATGTTTTACTAATTGATGATATTCAATTTTTAAGTGGAAAAGAACAGACTCAAGAAGAGTTTTTCCATACATTTAATGAACTTCATAATGCAAAAAAACAAATAGTTATGACATCAGATAGACTTCCATCTCAAATTGCTGGACTTGTTGATAGATTAAAGTCTAGATTTGAATGGGGATTAACAGCTGATATCCAAATTCCAGGACTTGAAACAAAAATTGCAATTATTGAAAAGAAATCTGAATTAAATGGAATTCATTTAAGTAGAGAAATTATTAACTTTATTGCAACTAATTTAGATAACTCAATTAGGGAAATAGAGGGTGTTCTTATTCGAATTAATGCAAGTGCTTCTTTATTAAATCAAGAGATTAATTTGGAATTAGTTCAAGGTTTATTAAAAGAGCAAATTAAAGAAACAAAAGAGAATATTAAACTACCTGATATTATTAATTTAGTAGCAAGTGAGTTAAATATTAAACCAAGTGATATAAAATCTAAAAAAAGAACTGCAACTGTAGCAAATGCTAGACGAGTAGTTATATATCTTGCTAGAGAATTAACTCATAACTCAATGCCTGATATTGCAAAGTTTTTAGGTATGAAAGATCACAGTTCTATTTCACATAATATAAAAAAAGCAAATGAGTTAATAGAAAAAGATGAAAACTTTAAATTAATCATCGAAAATTTGAAAAATAAGTTAATAAATAAGGAGTGGTAA
- the dnaN gene encoding DNA polymerase III subunit beta — MKFIITKNIIENIVSSMQPFLEKKDASAITSHIYLEVNNDKLIIKATDYEIGLESQIEELNESLNGKATVNGSNLLGILKRLKDLEIIVETIENNLIIRQNKSTFKLPMYDPNEYPSLPKPDNINKLDISMLNLINSIRKITPAIDNNNPKFELNGALVDIKSDKINFVATDTRRLAVSHLQNISNDQNQFIIPKKAIIEIQKLFLDDATVAYDSTNLIISNERMTFFTKLINGKFPDYDRIIPNSLKYNFSLPKDMLIESIKLVTSLFSNIKITFSSNTIVFESLDEDSESKTQIDIDLNIEDTFYLAVNAKYLLDFLSLTNNENVNIGFNESNLPFYLEDEKFFTIVMPIVLEK; from the coding sequence GTGAAATTTATTATCACAAAAAATATCATTGAGAATATAGTTTCTTCAATGCAACCATTTTTAGAAAAAAAAGATGCAAGTGCTATTACTTCACATATATATTTAGAAGTAAACAATGATAAACTTATCATAAAAGCAACAGATTATGAGATTGGATTAGAGTCTCAAATCGAAGAACTAAATGAAAGTCTTAATGGAAAGGCAACTGTTAATGGTTCAAATTTATTAGGAATATTAAAAAGATTAAAAGATTTAGAAATAATTGTAGAAACAATAGAAAACAATTTAATTATTAGACAAAATAAATCTACTTTTAAATTGCCTATGTATGATCCTAATGAATATCCAAGTTTACCAAAACCTGATAATATAAATAAATTAGATATTAGTATGCTAAATTTAATTAATTCTATTAGAAAGATTACTCCTGCAATAGATAACAATAATCCTAAATTTGAATTAAATGGAGCATTAGTTGATATAAAAAGTGATAAAATAAATTTTGTGGCAACAGACACTAGAAGATTAGCAGTATCTCATTTACAAAATATATCAAATGATCAAAATCAATTTATAATTCCAAAAAAAGCAATAATAGAGATTCAAAAACTATTTTTAGATGATGCAACTGTTGCTTATGATTCTACTAATTTAATTATTTCAAATGAAAGAATGACTTTCTTTACAAAATTGATTAATGGAAAGTTTCCAGATTATGATAGAATAATTCCAAATAGTTTAAAATATAACTTCTCTTTACCAAAAGATATGTTAATTGAATCAATTAAATTAGTTACATCACTATTCTCAAATATAAAAATTACATTTAGTTCAAATACTATTGTATTTGAATCATTAGATGAAGATAGTGAATCAAAAACACAAATTGATATAGATCTAAATATAGAAGATACTTTTTATTTAGCAGTAAATGCAAAATACCTATTAGATTTTTTAAGTTTAACAAACAATGAAAATGTAAATATTGGTTTTAATGAATCAAACTTACCATTTTATTTAGAAGATGA